From Brachyhypopomus gauderio isolate BG-103 unplaced genomic scaffold, BGAUD_0.2 sc40, whole genome shotgun sequence, one genomic window encodes:
- the lrrfip1a gene encoding uncharacterized protein lrrfip1a isoform X16, translating into MTTVGGPRPDILKRSLKLDDTDRDVVEKGPSQASTSFTATLASLGSCRGSGDSTVTADPETSMQEIKEIHELKDQIQDVEAKYMQSLKDVKDSLVEMEEKYRKAMVSNAQLDNEKTNLMYQVDTLKDSLMELEEFLGETRRESAEKSKHLEREKHAYSILHFQFNELKETLKQSEELLSEIRQLQLKQDGFIREISDLQETIDWKNKKIGALERQKEYSDAIRNERDELRDEVVQLKDILKKHGIVFGPDISINQEAGAHAAVPQGSTVLGPQEFQLGRDGNVGSCREDQDQQSKDLDYEMQNIRSHPNVSGKFMVAHNDEVPVNLDFGSHIENNAVFSKSEFRDMVKTKHDVLQNSKGKVLELVSAPLTKGTLTIDQQESSVAIKNNEIIKQESPGSTNNAFEVCLVSKEDTRNAQAKKSSEESLKIDKNASYSQSAKSSSKKKKKKKKNKQKQSEKKDTRTRDNNENQLKEDSTAQRREFDPECVPEFGEASMEVSINEKVTTNLNKEQNMDPKNKNELQNPKLEIDTVTGDSKSVSQNQPDLQECMIKSDFISALNGSKTKTEEYIPIDDIQKQITTDYVKDSADSVCNDFLDIPSGSDNTELKLISNINDTFSLETKSDYVAFQNISRKTENRLVVRNKREISQVVNDLVENKTHSQVLKVNEFQYDEVEKKQNKHEKTTQEDHTMPSWPEDYQYGKNFAVHCKGEKTLLEDLCGESKLNTTEEIFIHRGVGGTLPEHKQYMDMTAVQLPGAEPECQGHAYTVQNMEDEVEVQCEESFEIHNLDFEVSSDVGPQFLSVEPEMEVTWSKGKLYEGTEQQKRDKHEIGQKQINCEQQKLIAAHHKVDQISQMNKQDCESLDGEQITVEQERCITEEQQILTEEQSVNLAQGHQ; encoded by the exons GAGATTCATGAGCTTAAGGATCAGATCCAAGATGTTGAGGCCAAATATATGCAGAGCCTGAAAGACGTCAAG GATTCCCTggtagagatggaggagaagtaTCGCAAAGCCATGGTGTCTAATGCTCAACTGGATAATGAGAAGACTAATCTAATGTATCAGGTTGACACTCTAAAAGACTCTCTCATGGAACTAGAAGAGTTTCTTGGTGAGACTCGCAGAGAATCTGCGGAGAAGAGTAAG CATCTGGAGCGAGAGAAGCATGCCTACAGTATCCTGCATTTTCAGTTTAATGAACTGAAAGAGACCTTGAAGCAAAGTGAAGAGCTACTGTCT GAGATACGTCAGTTACAACTCAAACAAGATGGCTTCATTAGGGAGATTTCTGACCTGCAGGAAACTATTGactggaaaaataaaaaaattggg GCCTTAGAAAGGCAAAAGGAATATTCTGATGCCATTCGAAATGAGCGGGATGAGCTCAGGGATGAGGTGGTTCAACTTAAAGACATTTTGAAG AAACATGGCATTGTCTTTGGACCTGATATAAGCATCAACCAGGAAGCAGGTGCACATGCTGCAGTTCCACAGGGTAGCACGGTTCTTG GCCCTCAGGAATTCCAGCTGGGTAGAGATGGAAATGTAGGGAGCTGCAGAGAAGACCAAGATCAACAGTCAAAGGATTTGGATTATGAAATGCAGAACATTCGCAGCCATCCTAATGTCTCTGGCAAATTTATGGTAGCGCACAATGATGAAGTGCCTGTAAATCTTGACTTTGGGAGTCATATTGAAAATAATGCTGTTTTCTCCAAATCAGAGTTCAGGGATATGGTTAAGACAAAACATGATGTATTGCAAAATTCAAAAGGTAAAGTTCTGGAACTAGTCTCTGCGCCTCTTACTAAAGGTACTTTGACAATAGATCAGCAAGAGAGCTCAGTTGCTATTAAAAATAATGAGATAATAAAACAGGAAAGCCCTGGATCCACAAATAATGCATTTGAAGTCTGTTTGGTTTCAAAAGAAGATACGAGAAATGCTCAGGCCAAAAAATCTTCTGAAGAATCATTAAAAATAGATAAAAATGCATCATATTCTCAAAGTGCCAAAAGTTcaagcaaaaagaaaaaaaagaaaaagaaaaacaaacagaagcaaagtgaaaaaaaagataCAAGGACAAGGGATAATAATGAAAACCAGCTCAAAGAAGACAGTACAGCTCAAAGAAGAGAATTCGATCCAGAGTGTGTGCCTGAGTTTGGAGAAGCCTCTATGGAAGTATCAATAAATGAAAAAGTAACAACTAACTTAAATAAAGAACAGAATATGGACCCAAAGAATAAAAATGAATTGCAGAACCCCAAGTTAGAAATTGACACCGTCACTGGAGATTCAAAATCAGTGAGTCAGAACCAACCAGATTTGCAAGAATGCATGATAAAGTCTGACTTTATTTCAGCATTGAATGGCTCAAAGACCAAAACTGAGGAGTACATCCCTATTGATGACATTCAGAAGCAAATCACCACTGATTATGTCAAAGACAGTGCGGACAGTGTATGTAATGATTTTCTAGACATCCCTTCAGGCTCTGATAATACTGAATTAAAATTGATAAGCAACATTAATGACACTTTCTCTTTAGAGACAAAGTCTGATTATGTAGCTTTCCAGAATATCTCGAGGAAAACAGAAAATCGTTTAGTGGTAAGAAATAAGAGAGAAATTTCTCAAGTTGTAAATGATTTAgtagaaaacaaaacacacagccaAGTTCTAAAGGTTAATGAATTTCAGTATGATGAAGtggaaaagaaacaaaacaaacatgaaaAGACTACCCAAGAAGATCATACTATGCCTTCTTGGCCAGAAGATTACCAGTATGGAAAAAACTTTGCAGTACACTGCAAAGGGGAAAAGACCCTTTTGGAAGATCTGTGTGGGGAAAGTAAACTGAATACCACTGAAGAAATATTCATACACCGAGGTGTGGGGGGTACTCTTCCAGAACATAAACAATATATGGACATGACTGCAGTGCAACTTCCTGGAGCAGAGCCAGAATGTCAAGGACATGCATACACAGTTCAGAACATGGAGGATGAAGTTGAGGTACAATGTGAGGAATCATTTGAGATTCACAACCTGGATTTTGAGGTGTCATCAGATGTAGGTCCACAGTTTCTTTCTGTTGAACCAGAAATGGAGGTTACTTGGTCAAAAGGAAAGTTGTATGAAGGCACTGAACAGCAGAAAAGAGACAAACATGAAATTGGTCAGAAGCAGATAAACTGTGAACAACAGAAACTCATAGCTGCTCATCATAAAGTAGACCAGATATCACAGATGAATAAGCAGGACTGTGAGAGCCTTGATGGGGAACAAATAACTGTGGAACAAGAGAGATGTATTACAGAGGAGCAGCAAATTTTAACAGAAGAGCAGAGTGTGAATCTAGCACAAGGTCATCAATAA